Proteins encoded together in one Cyanobium sp. WAJ14-Wanaka window:
- a CDS encoding ABC transporter permease: MKAAVLGRPRALSVRMARWGVLIVVVYGLVAVLTPVLIHIGWLPDPNAGLQNPIYAAPSWQHWCGTDRLGRDVCVRTLAGSGVALQVVLLALVVALVVGVPLGMASGYLGGWVDRLLVLLMDTLYTLPVLLLSVVLAFLLGRGLPNAAAALCVVYIPQYFRVVRNQSAQVKAELYVEAAESLGAGPIWILRRYLFRNVITSVPVLLTLNAADAVLVLGGLGFLGLGLPETIPEWGGDLQQALTALPTGIWWTALYPGLAMFVLVLGLSFLGEGLERWLSTAELRN, from the coding sequence ATGAAGGCTGCAGTCCTTGGGCGCCCCCGGGCTCTGTCGGTCCGCATGGCCCGCTGGGGGGTGCTGATAGTGGTGGTCTATGGCCTGGTGGCGGTGTTGACCCCCGTTTTGATCCACATCGGTTGGCTGCCGGATCCGAATGCGGGTCTGCAGAACCCGATCTATGCGGCGCCCTCTTGGCAGCACTGGTGTGGCACCGACCGTCTCGGCCGCGACGTATGTGTGCGCACCCTGGCCGGCAGTGGGGTGGCTTTGCAGGTGGTGCTGTTGGCCCTGGTGGTGGCCCTGGTGGTGGGCGTGCCCCTGGGCATGGCCAGCGGCTACCTAGGCGGCTGGGTGGATCGGCTGCTGGTGTTGTTGATGGACACCCTCTACACCCTGCCGGTGCTGCTGCTTTCGGTGGTGTTGGCCTTCCTGCTGGGGCGGGGCCTGCCCAATGCCGCCGCCGCCCTGTGCGTTGTCTACATCCCCCAATACTTCCGGGTGGTGCGTAACCAGAGCGCCCAGGTCAAGGCTGAGCTCTACGTGGAGGCGGCCGAATCCTTAGGTGCTGGCCCCATCTGGATCCTGCGCCGCTACCTATTTCGCAACGTGATCACCTCGGTGCCCGTCTTGCTCACCCTCAACGCGGCCGATGCGGTGCTGGTGCTGGGGGGTCTGGGCTTTTTGGGCCTGGGTTTGCCCGAAACCATCCCCGAGTGGGGCGGTGATCTGCAGCAGGCCCTTACCGCCTTGCCCACGGGCATCTGGTGGACCGCGCTCTACCCCGGCTTGGCGATGTTTGTGCTGGTGCTCGGACTTTCGTTTTTGGGTGAGGGGTTGGAACGCTGGCTGAGCACGGCAGAATTACGCAATTAA
- a CDS encoding type II toxin-antitoxin system Phd/YefM family antitoxin produces the protein MNAISYSMARAQLAGTMNKVCEDHEPVVITRRGEPAVVMLSLEDYRAMEETTYLLRSPANAQRLLSSIASLNSGGGEDHALLPCD, from the coding sequence ATGAACGCGATCTCTTACTCCATGGCCAGGGCCCAGCTAGCGGGCACCATGAACAAGGTCTGCGAAGACCACGAACCGGTGGTGATCACGCGCCGGGGAGAGCCAGCTGTGGTGATGTTGTCGCTTGAGGACTACAGGGCCATGGAAGAAACCACCTACCTGTTGCGTAGTCCCGCCAATGCCCAGCGCCTGCTGAGCTCGATCGCCAGCCTGAACAGTGGCGGTGGGGAAGACCATGCGCTGCTGCCGTGCGACTGA
- a CDS encoding GspH/FimT family protein, with product MKNNSRAGFSSVELVVVIAIVAILAAISFQQGGEVLARQRLESSTRRLAIGIERGRLAAQRKGEPCGLSLGPTGWQVPLDGSATCLGARLGLGEGVADAGRNDAGRNDAGVTVSHNLPAVLRFTPNGLVLDAGTVVLTTSGTQLRRCLVMALPLGIVRLGRYGADPTKNLKPEACLPDRT from the coding sequence ATGAAGAATAATTCGAGAGCTGGTTTTAGCTCCGTGGAATTGGTTGTGGTAATCGCCATTGTGGCCATACTTGCGGCCATCTCTTTTCAGCAGGGCGGTGAGGTGCTGGCCCGCCAGCGGCTTGAGAGTTCAACCCGGCGACTTGCCATTGGCATCGAACGGGGTCGCTTAGCGGCCCAACGCAAGGGCGAGCCCTGTGGCTTGAGCCTGGGGCCCACTGGTTGGCAAGTGCCGCTGGATGGTTCGGCCACCTGCCTGGGCGCCCGGTTGGGCTTGGGGGAAGGGGTGGCTGACGCCGGTCGAAATGATGCAGGCCGAAATGATGCCGGTGTGACTGTTAGCCACAACTTGCCGGCGGTGTTGCGTTTCACCCCGAATGGCTTGGTGCTCGATGCCGGAACGGTGGTGCTCACGACCTCCGGAACCCAGCTCAGACGCTGTTTGGTGATGGCCCTACCCCTGGGAATTGTACGGCTGGGCCGCTACGGGGCAGATCCCACCAAAAATCTAAAACCTGAGGCCTGTCTTCCGGATCGAACCTGA
- a CDS encoding prepilin-type N-terminal cleavage/methylation domain-containing protein, translating to MPIRSSKSFKRSQGFSLLELMLAGSIGLLLSGAMLQALLGDGQNSQRFVRLHAERANQRRVLELVRSDVERALVVSATPAAEISACGWAGRQPVLHLLLADGRSISYSVGVAPSAIWRQQVLMRCGPAFDLYGQLSASSNSQNRVVIDGLARPQKSWTGCAELLPAGVEIQSSFASGFAACLNPGGQQVAMRLFKSFGLGNGRFQNISSVTTASPG from the coding sequence ATGCCAATTCGATCCAGTAAAAGCTTTAAGAGGAGCCAGGGTTTCTCCCTGCTGGAGTTGATGTTGGCCGGCTCGATTGGCCTGTTGCTCAGCGGGGCGATGCTGCAGGCCTTGCTAGGCGATGGTCAAAACAGCCAGCGCTTTGTCAGGTTGCATGCGGAGCGGGCTAACCAACGGCGGGTGCTGGAGCTGGTGCGATCTGATGTGGAGCGTGCCCTGGTGGTGAGTGCTACCCCGGCGGCAGAAATTTCCGCCTGCGGCTGGGCTGGCAGGCAGCCTGTTTTGCATTTGCTCCTGGCCGATGGACGCTCGATTAGCTATTCGGTGGGCGTGGCCCCTAGTGCAATCTGGCGCCAGCAGGTTTTGATGCGCTGCGGCCCAGCCTTCGACCTATATGGTCAATTGAGTGCCAGCTCCAATTCCCAGAATCGGGTGGTTATTGATGGTTTGGCCAGGCCCCAGAAAAGCTGGACGGGTTGTGCTGAGCTGCTGCCGGCAGGTGTGGAAATTCAGTCTTCCTTTGCTTCTGGTTTTGCCGCCTGCCTTAATCCTGGGGGCCAGCAGGTGGCCATGAGGCTATTTAAATCCTTTGGCCTGGGCAATGGCCGGTTCCAAAATATCAGCTCAGTGACGACAGCTTCGCCCGGTTAG
- the serS gene encoding serine--tRNA ligase, whose amino-acid sequence MLDQRLLRENPELIRQQLSRRGMELDLTKLQLIAQQERDLEEQRSNLQAEGNRVGKEVGGLIKSGEAPNSPGVQALRDRGNHIKQQVAVLEEEEKALQTKLREQLAALPNLPSADAPDGKSEADNIEIKCWGSPRQAAEGETLEEHWQIAERLELFETERSVRIAQSRFVTLLGQGAKLERSLISFMLDLHGGKGYREVLPPILVNSASLTGSGQLPKFAEESFRCADDDLWLTPTAEVPVTSLHRDEVIPADQLPIKYVAYTPCFRREAGSYGRDTRGLIRLHQFNKVELYWFCHPDHSAAAHQQITADAEAVLEALELPYRKIELCTGDMGFSAARTYDLEVWLPGAGAYREISSCSICGDFQARRSAIRLKEAKGTQLVHTLNGSGLAVGRTMAALLENGQQGDGSVLLPKALVPYFGSDRISAG is encoded by the coding sequence GTGCTGGATCAGCGCCTGCTGCGCGAAAACCCTGAGCTGATTCGCCAGCAGCTCAGTCGCCGGGGCATGGAGCTGGACCTAACCAAACTCCAGCTAATCGCCCAGCAGGAACGGGACCTGGAGGAACAGCGCAGCAATCTCCAAGCCGAGGGCAACCGCGTCGGCAAGGAGGTGGGCGGCCTGATCAAATCCGGAGAAGCCCCCAACAGCCCCGGGGTGCAGGCCCTGCGCGATCGGGGCAACCACATCAAGCAGCAGGTGGCGGTGCTGGAGGAGGAGGAGAAGGCGCTGCAGACCAAGTTGCGTGAGCAGCTGGCGGCGCTGCCAAACCTGCCTTCCGCCGATGCCCCCGATGGCAAGAGCGAAGCCGACAACATCGAAATCAAGTGCTGGGGCAGCCCGCGCCAGGCCGCTGAGGGCGAAACCCTTGAGGAGCACTGGCAGATTGCCGAGCGGCTCGAACTGTTTGAAACCGAGCGGTCGGTGCGGATCGCCCAGAGCCGCTTTGTGACCCTGCTGGGCCAAGGGGCAAAGCTGGAGCGCAGCCTGATCAGCTTCATGCTCGATCTCCATGGCGGCAAGGGTTACCGCGAGGTGCTGCCCCCGATCCTGGTGAATTCAGCCAGCCTTACCGGCTCGGGCCAGCTGCCGAAATTTGCCGAGGAGAGCTTTCGCTGCGCCGACGACGACCTCTGGCTGACCCCCACCGCCGAGGTGCCCGTGACCTCACTGCACCGCGATGAGGTGATCCCGGCCGACCAGTTGCCGATCAAGTACGTGGCCTATACCCCCTGCTTCCGCCGCGAAGCAGGCAGCTACGGCCGCGATACCCGGGGTTTGATCAGGCTGCACCAGTTCAACAAGGTGGAGCTCTATTGGTTCTGCCACCCAGACCACTCCGCCGCGGCCCACCAACAGATCACCGCCGATGCGGAAGCGGTGCTTGAGGCCCTCGAGTTGCCATACCGCAAGATCGAGCTCTGCACCGGCGACATGGGCTTTTCCGCCGCCCGCACCTACGACTTGGAGGTTTGGCTGCCGGGCGCCGGCGCCTATCGGGAGATCTCCAGCTGCAGTATCTGCGGCGATTTCCAGGCGCGCCGCTCTGCCATTCGCCTCAAGGAGGCCAAGGGCACCCAACTGGTGCACACCCTCAATGGCAGTGGGCTGGCTGTGGGGCGCACCATGGCGGCCCTGCTGGAAAACGGTCAGCAAGGCGATGGCAGCGTGCTGCTGCCCAAGGCCCTGGTGCCCTACTTCGGCAGCGATCGGATCAGCGCGGGTTAG
- the rpsN gene encoding 30S ribosomal protein S14: protein MAKKSMIARDVKRKKMVVRFAAKRAALMAAFDAASDPMERLEIHRKIQNLPRNSAPSRVRNRCWATGKPRGVYRDFGLCRNQLRERAHKGELPGVVKSSW from the coding sequence ATGGCGAAGAAGTCGATGATTGCGCGCGATGTAAAGCGCAAAAAAATGGTTGTTCGCTTCGCCGCCAAGCGCGCTGCCCTAATGGCAGCTTTTGATGCCGCATCCGATCCGATGGAGCGCCTGGAGATCCACCGCAAGATTCAGAATCTGCCCCGCAACAGCGCCCCCAGCCGCGTGCGCAACCGCTGCTGGGCCACCGGCAAGCCCCGGGGTGTGTACCGCGATTTCGGCCTTTGCCGCAACCAACTGCGGGAGCGGGCCCACAAGGGCGAGCTGCCCGGCGTGGTCAAGTCCAGCTGGTAA
- a CDS encoding type IV pilin protein — MKKRITKYGLPVYREQSRGRRRNQKGFTLVELMVVIVIVGILSAVAFPQFMKQTKKAIATEGIMQASAITKQAASYNLETPIASADSDCSDYAGAQQSGAKFSYSCTGSATNFSVKAIGTSGSNAAGIEISQTSDLDTGVTGKPVTTGT, encoded by the coding sequence ATGAAGAAACGGATCACCAAATACGGCCTGCCGGTCTATCGCGAACAATCCCGCGGACGCAGACGCAATCAAAAGGGCTTCACCCTGGTGGAGCTGATGGTCGTGATTGTGATAGTGGGCATCTTAAGCGCGGTGGCCTTTCCCCAGTTCATGAAGCAAACCAAAAAGGCCATTGCCACGGAGGGGATCATGCAGGCCTCTGCCATCACCAAGCAGGCGGCCAGCTACAACCTGGAAACCCCGATAGCAAGCGCAGATAGCGACTGCTCCGACTACGCCGGAGCCCAACAAAGCGGAGCCAAATTTAGCTATAGCTGCACTGGTTCAGCCACTAATTTTAGCGTCAAAGCCATCGGCACCTCCGGCAGCAATGCGGCCGGTATTGAAATCAGCCAAACTAGCGACCTAGACACTGGCGTAACAGGCAAACCCGTAACCACAGGAACCTAG
- the rseP gene encoding RIP metalloprotease RseP has product MGVLTALAILAGLIVVHEAGHFFAATWQGIRVSSFSIGFGPVLLERQRRGVQFALRAIPLGGFVAFPDDDEESDIPKDDPNLLSNRPLHQRALVIAAGVMANFLLAWLVLVAQGYVVGIPAGFSAAPGVLVAAVQPNQAAALAGLKPGDRIISLAGQPIGGGQEAVAELVKTIQGAPSRTLPLVAERQGQEVKLKLKPSDLGGLGRIGAQLQPNGTEAFRRPKGPLEPIRQADHDFALLTKRTIAGFGTLATHFGETAGQVSGPVKIVEMGATLAKQGGGSLFLFAALISINLAVLNSLPLPLLDGGQFVLLLLEGVRGRPIPAKFQMAFMQSGFVLLVGLSVVLIVKDTSQLPLVQQLLGH; this is encoded by the coding sequence ATGGGCGTTCTCACGGCACTGGCGATCCTGGCGGGGCTGATCGTGGTGCACGAGGCGGGCCACTTTTTTGCCGCCACCTGGCAGGGAATCCGCGTCAGCAGCTTTTCGATTGGCTTTGGTCCAGTGTTGCTGGAGCGCCAGCGGCGCGGGGTGCAATTCGCCCTGCGGGCAATTCCGTTGGGGGGGTTTGTGGCCTTCCCCGACGACGACGAAGAAAGCGATATCCCCAAAGACGACCCCAACCTGCTCAGCAATCGCCCCCTGCATCAGCGGGCCCTGGTGATTGCCGCCGGCGTAATGGCCAACTTTTTGTTGGCCTGGCTGGTGCTGGTGGCCCAGGGCTATGTGGTGGGCATTCCGGCGGGCTTCAGTGCGGCACCCGGGGTGCTGGTGGCGGCGGTGCAACCCAACCAAGCCGCGGCCCTAGCTGGACTAAAGCCGGGCGATCGGATCATTTCCCTGGCCGGCCAGCCGATTGGCGGCGGCCAGGAGGCCGTGGCCGAGCTGGTGAAAACAATCCAAGGGGCACCCAGTCGCACCCTGCCCCTGGTGGCAGAGCGGCAGGGCCAAGAGGTGAAGCTCAAACTCAAGCCCAGCGACCTGGGCGGCCTGGGCCGGATCGGCGCCCAACTCCAGCCCAATGGCACCGAAGCCTTCCGCAGGCCAAAGGGTCCCCTGGAACCCATTCGCCAGGCCGACCACGACTTCGCCCTCCTGACCAAGCGCACGATCGCCGGCTTTGGCACCCTGGCCACCCATTTCGGTGAAACCGCCGGCCAGGTTTCCGGGCCAGTGAAGATCGTGGAGATGGGAGCAACCCTGGCCAAACAGGGGGGCGGCAGCCTGTTTTTGTTTGCCGCCTTGATTTCGATCAACCTGGCCGTTCTCAACTCCCTGCCCCTACCCCTGCTTGATGGCGGTCAATTTGTGCTGCTGCTGCTTGAGGGGGTGCGCGGCAGGCCCATCCCCGCCAAATTCCAGATGGCCTTCATGCAATCGGGTTTTGTGCTGCTGGTGGGGCTGAGCGTGGTGCTGATCGTCAAAGACACCTCCCAACTGCCACTGGTGCAGCAACTGCTGGGCCATTGA
- the trmH gene encoding tRNA (guanosine(18)-2'-O)-methyltransferase TrmH translates to MPLLPRRFERLKAVLDRRMGDLTVLLEQVDKPHNLSAILRSCDAVGVLEAHVVSMAGRTPTFNCTSKGSEKWVPLHRHPSTAEALRQLKAQGLRLYGTHLSVDAIDYRDCNFTGPTAFLLGAEKWGLSEEAIELVDQPIVIPMLGMVQSLNVSVATATLLFEALRQRQAAGSLPSQGEGVDPQRYGRMLFEWAYPEVAAWCNRQGRPYPALDGEGAISETLPRNVRLRH, encoded by the coding sequence ATGCCCCTGCTGCCCCGACGCTTCGAGCGGCTAAAGGCCGTTCTGGATCGGCGCATGGGTGATCTGACCGTGCTGCTGGAGCAGGTCGACAAGCCCCACAACCTCTCGGCAATCCTGCGCAGCTGCGATGCAGTAGGGGTGCTGGAGGCCCATGTGGTGAGCATGGCGGGGCGCACCCCCACCTTCAATTGCACCTCGAAGGGCAGTGAAAAGTGGGTGCCCCTACACCGCCACCCCAGCACGGCTGAAGCCCTCAGACAGCTCAAGGCCCAGGGCCTACGGCTCTATGGCACCCACCTTTCCGTAGATGCCATCGACTACCGCGACTGCAACTTCACAGGCCCCACCGCCTTCCTGCTGGGGGCAGAGAAATGGGGCCTCAGCGAAGAAGCGATAGAGCTAGTCGACCAACCAATCGTGATTCCGATGTTGGGCATGGTGCAGTCGCTGAACGTGAGTGTGGCGACCGCCACCCTGCTGTTTGAAGCCCTGCGCCAGCGGCAGGCGGCCGGCAGCCTGCCCAGCCAGGGAGAGGGGGTGGATCCACAGCGCTACGGACGCATGCTGTTCGAGTGGGCCTATCCGGAGGTCGCAGCCTGGTGCAACCGGCAAGGGAGGCCCTACCCGGCCCTAGATGGGGAGGGGGCCATCAGCGAGACGCTGCCCAGGAACGTGCGGCTGCGCCACTGA
- the lepA gene encoding translation elongation factor 4 — MTDVPVSRIRNFCIIAHIDHGKSTLADRLLQETGTVAARDMQEQFLDNMELERERGITIKLQAARMEYTAADGQQYILNLIDTPGHVDFSYEVSRSLQACEGALLVVDASQGVEAQTLANVYLALENDLEIIPVLNKIDLPGADAERIAEEIEAIIGLDCSNAIHCSAKTGLGVADILQAVVDRVPPPPDKLSEPLRALIFDSYYDPYRGVIVYFRVISGSISKRDKVLLMASKKCYEPDEVGVMAPDQRQVDSLHAGEVGYMAASIKAVADARVGDTITLAANPASEPLPGYTEAKPMVFCGLFPTDADQYPDLREALDKLQLSDAALKYEPETSSAMGFGFRCGFLGLLHMEIVQERLEREYNLDLIVTAPSVIYQVNMLDGSTLMVDNPATLPDPQKRESIEEPYVKLEIYTPNTYNGALMELCQERRGEFIDMKYITTDRVTLHYEMPLAEVVTDFFDQMKSRTKGYASMEYSLIGYRKNELVRLDVLINAEKADPLTTIVHRDKAYNVGKGLVEKLKELIPRQQFKIPIQASIGSRVIASESISAMRKDVLAKCYGGDISRKKKLLQKQAKGKKRMKAMGKVEVPQEAFMAVLKLNQ; from the coding sequence ATGACCGATGTCCCCGTTTCACGGATACGCAATTTCTGCATCATTGCCCACATCGACCATGGGAAATCGACCCTGGCCGATCGGCTGTTGCAGGAAACGGGCACTGTCGCAGCCAGGGACATGCAGGAGCAGTTCCTCGACAACATGGAGCTGGAACGGGAACGCGGCATCACGATCAAGCTCCAGGCGGCGCGGATGGAATACACCGCCGCCGATGGTCAGCAGTACATCCTCAACCTGATCGACACCCCCGGTCACGTCGACTTTTCCTACGAGGTGAGTCGCTCCCTGCAGGCTTGCGAAGGCGCCCTGCTGGTGGTGGATGCCAGCCAGGGAGTTGAGGCCCAAACCTTGGCCAATGTGTACCTGGCGCTGGAAAACGATCTAGAGATCATTCCGGTGCTCAACAAGATCGACCTACCCGGGGCTGATGCCGAAAGGATCGCCGAAGAAATTGAGGCAATCATTGGCCTCGATTGCAGCAATGCGATCCATTGCTCAGCCAAAACCGGCCTAGGCGTGGCAGATATCCTCCAGGCAGTGGTGGATCGGGTACCCCCTCCCCCCGACAAGCTTTCAGAGCCCCTCAGGGCCTTGATTTTCGACTCCTATTACGACCCCTACCGGGGCGTAATTGTCTATTTCCGGGTGATTTCTGGCTCCATCAGCAAGCGCGACAAAGTCTTGTTGATGGCGAGCAAGAAGTGCTACGAGCCCGATGAGGTGGGGGTGATGGCGCCCGATCAGCGCCAGGTGGATTCCCTCCATGCTGGGGAGGTGGGCTATATGGCCGCCTCGATCAAGGCCGTGGCCGATGCCCGGGTCGGCGACACGATCACCCTCGCCGCCAATCCCGCCAGCGAGCCTTTGCCTGGTTATACCGAGGCAAAGCCGATGGTGTTCTGCGGCCTGTTCCCCACCGATGCAGACCAATACCCCGATCTGCGCGAAGCGCTCGACAAGTTGCAGCTCTCCGATGCGGCACTCAAGTATGAGCCTGAAACCAGCAGCGCCATGGGATTCGGCTTCCGCTGCGGTTTCCTGGGCCTATTGCACATGGAGATTGTGCAGGAGCGGCTTGAACGTGAATACAACCTCGACCTAATCGTCACGGCTCCGTCTGTGATTTATCAGGTCAACATGCTCGATGGTTCCACCCTAATGGTGGACAACCCTGCCACCCTCCCCGATCCCCAAAAGCGTGAATCGATAGAGGAGCCCTACGTAAAGCTCGAGATTTATACCCCCAATACCTACAACGGCGCCCTGATGGAATTGTGCCAGGAGCGGCGTGGTGAGTTTATCGACATGAAATACATCACCACCGACCGGGTGACCCTCCACTATGAGATGCCCCTGGCAGAAGTGGTAACCGATTTCTTTGACCAGATGAAGAGCCGCACCAAGGGCTATGCATCCATGGAATACAGCCTGATTGGTTATCGCAAAAATGAACTAGTGCGCCTTGACGTGTTGATCAATGCGGAAAAGGCCGATCCCCTCACCACCATTGTGCACCGCGATAAGGCCTACAATGTGGGCAAGGGCCTGGTCGAGAAGCTCAAGGAACTGATTCCTCGCCAGCAGTTCAAGATTCCGATTCAGGCCTCCATCGGCAGCCGGGTGATTGCCTCCGAAAGCATTAGCGCCATGCGTAAGGATGTGCTTGCTAAGTGCTACGGCGGCGACATTTCCCGTAAGAAAAAGCTGTTGCAAAAGCAGGCCAAGGGTAAAAAGCGGATGAAGGCCATGGGCAAGGTGGAAGTACCACAGGAGGCCTTCATGGCCGTGCTCAAGCTCAACCAGTAG
- a CDS encoding Txe/YoeB family addiction module toxin, which translates to MRLIFSEEAWQDYLHWQQHDRKMLQRINRLIGEIQRDPFRGIGKPEPLRHALAGYWSRRIDDEHRIVYRLEQASLLIAQLRHHY; encoded by the coding sequence GTGCGACTGATCTTCTCGGAAGAGGCCTGGCAGGACTATCTCCACTGGCAACAGCATGACCGCAAGATGCTTCAGCGCATCAACCGGCTGATTGGTGAGATCCAGCGTGATCCTTTCCGGGGCATTGGCAAGCCTGAGCCCTTGCGCCACGCCCTGGCGGGCTATTGGTCAAGGCGCATCGATGACGAACACCGGATTGTTTACCGGCTGGAGCAGGCAAGCCTGCTGATCGCCCAGCTGCGACATCACTACTAA
- the nth gene encoding endonuclease III: protein MTEQPAKAQRPARFASAKVRAPQLLERLGELYPEATCSLDWRTPYELLVATMLSAQCTDERVNKVTPGLFERFPDAAAAAAVEPAEVEPYVQSTGFFRNKAKAIVGSSRLLMELHGGEVPQTMEELLVLPGVARKTASVVLAWCFGINAGVTVDTHVSRLSQRLGLSKKREPRQIEPDLMKLVPQEEWQNLSIRLIFHGRAICTARRAQCGICPVQDLCLMGRRIAS from the coding sequence TTGACTGAGCAGCCCGCCAAAGCCCAGCGGCCGGCCCGCTTCGCCTCGGCCAAGGTGCGGGCCCCCCAGTTACTGGAGCGGCTGGGGGAGCTCTATCCCGAGGCCACCTGCTCCCTCGATTGGCGCACCCCCTACGAATTGCTGGTGGCCACCATGCTTTCTGCCCAGTGCACCGATGAGCGGGTCAACAAGGTGACCCCCGGCCTGTTTGAACGCTTTCCCGATGCGGCGGCGGCGGCAGCGGTCGAGCCGGCCGAAGTGGAGCCCTACGTGCAATCGACGGGCTTCTTTCGCAACAAGGCCAAGGCCATCGTGGGCAGCTCCAGGTTGCTGATGGAGCTCCATGGCGGCGAAGTTCCCCAAACCATGGAGGAGTTGCTGGTGCTGCCTGGGGTGGCCCGCAAAACCGCCTCCGTGGTGCTGGCCTGGTGCTTTGGCATCAATGCCGGCGTCACCGTCGACACCCACGTCAGCCGCCTGAGCCAGAGGCTGGGCCTCAGCAAAAAAAGGGAGCCGCGACAGATCGAGCCTGACCTAATGAAGCTGGTGCCCCAGGAGGAATGGCAGAACCTCTCGATCCGGCTGATCTTCCATGGCCGGGCAATTTGCACGGCCCGCAGGGCCCAATGCGGAATCTGCCCCGTGCAAGACCTCTGCCTAATGGGGCGCCGCATCGCAAGCTAA
- a CDS encoding NifU family protein — MTTETANADPVADPRALTLENVERALDELRPYLMADGGNVEVVEIDGPIVKVRLQGACGSCPSSTMTLKMGIERKLREAIPEVDEVVQVL; from the coding sequence ATGACCACCGAAACCGCCAACGCCGATCCTGTGGCCGATCCCCGGGCCCTCACCCTTGAAAACGTGGAGCGAGCCCTCGATGAACTGCGCCCCTACTTGATGGCCGATGGCGGCAACGTGGAGGTGGTGGAAATTGATGGCCCGATCGTCAAGGTGCGGCTCCAGGGCGCCTGCGGCTCCTGCCCCAGCAGCACCATGACCCTAAAGATGGGCATCGAGCGCAAACTGCGCGAGGCCATTCCCGAAGTAGACGAAGTGGTGCAGGTGCTCTGA